Proteins encoded by one window of Homo sapiens chromosome 6 genomic scaffold, GRCh38.p14 alternate locus group ALT_REF_LOCI_6 HSCHR6_MHC_QBL_CTG1:
- the RGL2 gene encoding ral guanine nucleotide dissociation stimulator-like 2 isoform X17, producing the protein MPPPRSSRRLRAGTLEALVRHLLDTRTSGTDVSFMSAFLATHRAFTSTPALLGLMADRLEALESHPTDELERTTEVAISVLSTWLASHPEDFGSEAKGQLDRLESFLLQTGYAAGKGVGGGSADLIRNLRSRVDPQAPDLPKPLALPGDPPADPTDVLVFLADHLAEQLTLLDAELFLNLIPSQCLGGLWGHRDRPGHSHLCPSVRATVTQFNKVAGAVVSSVLGATSTGEGPGEVTIRPLRPPQRARLLEKWIRVAEECRLLRNFSSVYAVVSALQSSPIHRLRAAWGEATRDSLRVFSSLCQIFSEEDNYSQSRELLVQEVKLQSPLEPHSKKAPRSGSRGGGVVPYLGTFLKDLVMLDAASKDELENGYINFDKRRKFEGSFPGVCSPF; encoded by the exons ATGCCTCCCCCACGTTCCTCCCGACGGCTCCGAGCTGGCACTCTGGAGGCCCTGGTCAGACACCTACTGGATACCCGGACATCAGGGACTGATGTGAGCTTCATGTCAGCCTTCCTGGCTACCCACCGGGCCTTCACCTCCACGCCTGCCTTGCTAGGGCTTATGGCTGACAG GCTGGAAGCCCTTGAATCTCATCCTACCGACGAACTAGAGAGGACAACAGA GGTAGCCATCTCTGTACTGTCAACCTGGCTGGCCTCTCACCCTGAGGATTTTGGCTCTGAGGCCAAGGGTCAGCTTGACCGGCTTGAGAGCTTCTTACTTCAGACAGGGTATGCAGCAGGGAAGGGTGTTGGGGGGGGCAGCGCTGACCTCATCCGCAATCTCCGGTCCCGGGTGGACCCCCAGGCCCCCGACCTTCCTAAGCCCCTGGCCCTCCCCGGCGATCCCCCTGCTGACCCCACGGATGTCCTGGTGTTCCTCGCTGACCACTTGGCCGAACAGCTGACCCTGCTAGATGCG GAACTTTTTCTCAATTTGATCCCCTCTCAGTGCCTGGGAGGCCTGTGGGGTCACAGAGACCGGCCAGGACATTCTCACCTCTGCCCATCTGTCCGAGCTACTGTCACACAGTTTAACAAGGTGGCAGGGGCAGTGGTTAGTTCTGTCCTGGGGGCTACTTCCACTGGAGAGGGACCTGGGGAGGTGACCATACGGCCACTCCGTCCCCCACAGAGGGCCCGGCTCCTGGAGAAGTGGATCCGCGTGGCAGAG GAGTGCCGGCTGCTCCGAAACTTCTCTTCAGTTTATGCCGTGGTGTCAGCCCTGCAGTCCAGCCCCATCCACAGGCTTCGGGCAGCCTGGGGGGAAGCAACCAg ggACAGCCTCAGAGTCTTTTCCAGCCTCTGCCAGATTTTCTCCGAGGAGGATAATTATTCCCAGAGTCGGGAGCTGCTCGTGCAG gaggTGAAGCTGCAGTCTCCTCTGGAGCCACACTCCAAGAAGGCCCCGAGGTCTGGCTCCCGGGGTGGG GGTGTGGTCCCATACCTTGGCACCTTCCTGAAGGACCTTGTGATGCTGGATGCAGCCTCCAAGGATGAGTTGGAG AATGGATACATCAATTTTGACAAGCGGAGGAAG TTTGAGGGCTCCTTCCCAGGAGTTTGCAGTCCTTTCTGA
- the RGL2 gene encoding ral guanine nucleotide dissociation stimulator-like 2 isoform 1 (isoform 1 is encoded by transcript variant 1) translates to MLPRPLRLLLDTSPPGGVVLSSFRSRDPEEGGGPGGLVVGGGQEEEEEEEEEAPVSVWDEEEDGAVFTVTSRQYRPLDPLVPMPPPRSSRRLRAGTLEALVRHLLDTRTSGTDVSFMSAFLATHRAFTSTPALLGLMADRLEALESHPTDELERTTEVAISVLSTWLASHPEDFGSEAKGQLDRLESFLLQTGYAAGKGVGGGSADLIRNLRSRVDPQAPDLPKPLALPGDPPADPTDVLVFLADHLAEQLTLLDAELFLNLIPSQCLGGLWGHRDRPGHSHLCPSVRATVTQFNKVAGAVVSSVLGATSTGEGPGEVTIRPLRPPQRARLLEKWIRVAEECRLLRNFSSVYAVVSALQSSPIHRLRAAWGEATRDSLRVFSSLCQIFSEEDNYSQSRELLVQEVKLQSPLEPHSKKAPRSGSRGGGVVPYLGTFLKDLVMLDAASKDELENGYINFDKRRKEFAVLSELRRLQNECRGYNLQPDHDIQRWLQGLRPLTEAQSHRVSCEVEPPGSSDPPAPRVLRPTLVISQWTEVLGSVGVPTPLVSCDRPSTGGDEAPTTPAPLLTRLAQHMKWPSVSSLDSALESSPSLHSPADPSHLSPPASSPRPSRGHRRSASCGSPLSGGAEEASGGTGYGGEGSGPGASDCRIIRVQMELGEDGSVYKSILVTSQDKAPSVISRVLKKNNRDSAVASEYELVQLLPGERELTIPASANVFYAMDGASHDFLLRQRRRSSTATPGVTSGPSASGTPPSEGGGGSFPRIKATGRKIARALF, encoded by the exons ATGCTCCCGCGGCCCCTGCGGCTGCTTTTGGACACGAGCCCCCCCGGGGGAGTCGTACTGAGCAGCTTCCGAAGCCGGGACCCCGAAGAGGGTGGGGGCCCAGGTGGCCTGGTCGTGGGCggggggcaggaggaagaggaggaggaagaagaagag GCCCCTGTGTCCGTCtgggatgaggaggaggatggTGCCGTGTTTACCGTCACAAGCCGCCAATATCGACCTCTTGATCCCTTG GTCCCTATGCCTCCCCCACGTTCCTCCCGACGGCTCCGAGCTGGCACTCTGGAGGCCCTGGTCAGACACCTACTGGATACCCGGACATCAGGGACTGATGTGAGCTTCATGTCAGCCTTCCTGGCTACCCACCGGGCCTTCACCTCCACGCCTGCCTTGCTAGGGCTTATGGCTGACAG GCTGGAAGCCCTTGAATCTCATCCTACCGACGAACTAGAGAGGACAACAGA GGTAGCCATCTCTGTACTGTCAACCTGGCTGGCCTCTCACCCTGAGGATTTTGGCTCTGAGGCCAAGGGTCAGCTTGACCGGCTTGAGAGCTTCTTACTTCAGACAGGGTATGCAGCAGGGAAGGGTGTTGGGGGGGGCAGCGCTGACCTCATCCGCAATCTCCGGTCCCGGGTGGACCCCCAGGCCCCCGACCTTCCTAAGCCCCTGGCCCTCCCCGGCGATCCCCCTGCTGACCCCACGGATGTCCTGGTGTTCCTCGCTGACCACTTGGCCGAACAGCTGACCCTGCTAGATGCG GAACTTTTTCTCAATTTGATCCCCTCTCAGTGCCTGGGAGGCCTGTGGGGTCACAGAGACCGGCCAGGACATTCTCACCTCTGCCCATCTGTCCGAGCTACTGTCACACAGTTTAACAAGGTGGCAGGGGCAGTGGTTAGTTCTGTCCTGGGGGCTACTTCCACTGGAGAGGGACCTGGGGAGGTGACCATACGGCCACTCCGTCCCCCACAGAGGGCCCGGCTCCTGGAGAAGTGGATCCGCGTGGCAGAG GAGTGCCGGCTGCTCCGAAACTTCTCTTCAGTTTATGCCGTGGTGTCAGCCCTGCAGTCCAGCCCCATCCACAGGCTTCGGGCAGCCTGGGGGGAAGCAACCAg ggACAGCCTCAGAGTCTTTTCCAGCCTCTGCCAGATTTTCTCCGAGGAGGATAATTATTCCCAGAGTCGGGAGCTGCTCGTGCAG gaggTGAAGCTGCAGTCTCCTCTGGAGCCACACTCCAAGAAGGCCCCGAGGTCTGGCTCCCGGGGTGGG GGTGTGGTCCCATACCTTGGCACCTTCCTGAAGGACCTTGTGATGCTGGATGCAGCCTCCAAGGATGAGTTGGAG AATGGATACATCAATTTTGACAAGCGGAGGAAG GAGTTTGCAGTCCTTTCTGAGTTGCGACGGCTCCAGAATGAATGTCGTGGCTATAACCTCCAACCTGACCATGATATCCAGAGGTGGCTACAGGGGCTCCGGCCACTGACAGAGGCTCAGAG CCATCGTGTATCCTGTGAGGTGGAGCCACCTGGTTCCAGTGACCCTCCTGCCCCACGGGTGCTTCGGCCAACATTGGTCATCTCGCAGTGGACAGA GGTTTTGGGCTCTGTTGGGGTCCCTACCCCGCTTGTGTCCTGTGACCGGCCCAGTACTGGGGGAGATGAGGCGCCTACAACTCCTGCTCCTCTGCTGACTCGGCTGGCCCAG CACATGAAGTGGCCATCTGTCTCGTCACTAGACTCTGCCTTGGAAAGCAGTCCATCCCTGCACAGTCCAGCTGACCCCAGCCACCTCTCCCCACCAGCCTCCTCCCCTAGGCCTTCTCGAGGTCACCGCCGCTCAGCCTCCTGTGGCTCCCCGCTGAGTGGGGGTGCAGAAGAGGCCTCCGGGGGGACTGGATATGGGGGAGAGGGATCTGGGCCAGGGGCCTCTGATTGCCGTATCATCCGAGTCCAGATGGAGTTGGGGGAAGATGGCAGTGTCTATAAGAGCATTTTG GTGACAAGCCAGGACAAGGCTCCAAGTGTCATCAGTCGTGTCCTTAAGAAAAACAATCGTGACTCTGCAGTGGCTTCAGAGTATGAGCTGGTACAGCTGCTACCAGGGGAGCGAG AGCTGACTATCCCAGCCTCGGCTAATGTATTCTACGCCATGGATGGAGCTTCACACGATTTCCTCCTGCGGCAGCGGCGAAGGTCCTCTACTGCTACACCTGGCGTCACCAGTGGCCCGTCTGCCTCAGGAACTCCTCCgagtgagggaggagggggctcCTTTCCCAGGATCAAGGCCACAGGGAGGAAGATTGCACGGGCACTGTTCTGA
- the RGL2 gene encoding ral guanine nucleotide dissociation stimulator-like 2 isoform 2 (isoform 2 is encoded by transcript variant 2): protein MPPPRSSRRLRAGTLEALVRHLLDTRTSGTDVSFMSAFLATHRAFTSTPALLGLMADRLEALESHPTDELERTTEVAISVLSTWLASHPEDFGSEAKGQLDRLESFLLQTGYAAGKGVGGGSADLIRNLRSRVDPQAPDLPKPLALPGDPPADPTDVLVFLADHLAEQLTLLDAELFLNLIPSQCLGGLWGHRDRPGHSHLCPSVRATVTQFNKVAGAVVSSVLGATSTGEGPGEVTIRPLRPPQRARLLEKWIRVAEECRLLRNFSSVYAVVSALQSSPIHRLRAAWGEATRDSLRVFSSLCQIFSEEDNYSQSRELLVQEVKLQSPLEPHSKKAPRSGSRGGGVVPYLGTFLKDLVMLDAASKDELENGYINFDKRRKEFAVLSELRRLQNECRGYNLQPDHDIQRWLQGLRPLTEAQSHRVSCEVEPPGSSDPPAPRVLRPTLVISQWTEVLGSVGVPTPLVSCDRPSTGGDEAPTTPAPLLTRLAQHMKWPSVSSLDSALESSPSLHSPADPSHLSPPASSPRPSRGHRRSASCGSPLSGGAEEASGGTGYGGEGSGPGASDCRIIRVQMELGEDGSVYKSILVTSQDKAPSVISRVLKKNNRDSAVASEYELVQLLPGERELTIPASANVFYAMDGASHDFLLRQRRRSSTATPGVTSGPSASGTPPSEGGGGSFPRIKATGRKIARALF from the exons ATGCCTCCCCCACGTTCCTCCCGACGGCTCCGAGCTGGCACTCTGGAGGCCCTGGTCAGACACCTACTGGATACCCGGACATCAGGGACTGATGTGAGCTTCATGTCAGCCTTCCTGGCTACCCACCGGGCCTTCACCTCCACGCCTGCCTTGCTAGGGCTTATGGCTGACAG GCTGGAAGCCCTTGAATCTCATCCTACCGACGAACTAGAGAGGACAACAGA GGTAGCCATCTCTGTACTGTCAACCTGGCTGGCCTCTCACCCTGAGGATTTTGGCTCTGAGGCCAAGGGTCAGCTTGACCGGCTTGAGAGCTTCTTACTTCAGACAGGGTATGCAGCAGGGAAGGGTGTTGGGGGGGGCAGCGCTGACCTCATCCGCAATCTCCGGTCCCGGGTGGACCCCCAGGCCCCCGACCTTCCTAAGCCCCTGGCCCTCCCCGGCGATCCCCCTGCTGACCCCACGGATGTCCTGGTGTTCCTCGCTGACCACTTGGCCGAACAGCTGACCCTGCTAGATGCG GAACTTTTTCTCAATTTGATCCCCTCTCAGTGCCTGGGAGGCCTGTGGGGTCACAGAGACCGGCCAGGACATTCTCACCTCTGCCCATCTGTCCGAGCTACTGTCACACAGTTTAACAAGGTGGCAGGGGCAGTGGTTAGTTCTGTCCTGGGGGCTACTTCCACTGGAGAGGGACCTGGGGAGGTGACCATACGGCCACTCCGTCCCCCACAGAGGGCCCGGCTCCTGGAGAAGTGGATCCGCGTGGCAGAG GAGTGCCGGCTGCTCCGAAACTTCTCTTCAGTTTATGCCGTGGTGTCAGCCCTGCAGTCCAGCCCCATCCACAGGCTTCGGGCAGCCTGGGGGGAAGCAACCAg ggACAGCCTCAGAGTCTTTTCCAGCCTCTGCCAGATTTTCTCCGAGGAGGATAATTATTCCCAGAGTCGGGAGCTGCTCGTGCAG gaggTGAAGCTGCAGTCTCCTCTGGAGCCACACTCCAAGAAGGCCCCGAGGTCTGGCTCCCGGGGTGGG GGTGTGGTCCCATACCTTGGCACCTTCCTGAAGGACCTTGTGATGCTGGATGCAGCCTCCAAGGATGAGTTGGAG AATGGATACATCAATTTTGACAAGCGGAGGAAG GAGTTTGCAGTCCTTTCTGAGTTGCGACGGCTCCAGAATGAATGTCGTGGCTATAACCTCCAACCTGACCATGATATCCAGAGGTGGCTACAGGGGCTCCGGCCACTGACAGAGGCTCAGAG CCATCGTGTATCCTGTGAGGTGGAGCCACCTGGTTCCAGTGACCCTCCTGCCCCACGGGTGCTTCGGCCAACATTGGTCATCTCGCAGTGGACAGA GGTTTTGGGCTCTGTTGGGGTCCCTACCCCGCTTGTGTCCTGTGACCGGCCCAGTACTGGGGGAGATGAGGCGCCTACAACTCCTGCTCCTCTGCTGACTCGGCTGGCCCAG CACATGAAGTGGCCATCTGTCTCGTCACTAGACTCTGCCTTGGAAAGCAGTCCATCCCTGCACAGTCCAGCTGACCCCAGCCACCTCTCCCCACCAGCCTCCTCCCCTAGGCCTTCTCGAGGTCACCGCCGCTCAGCCTCCTGTGGCTCCCCGCTGAGTGGGGGTGCAGAAGAGGCCTCCGGGGGGACTGGATATGGGGGAGAGGGATCTGGGCCAGGGGCCTCTGATTGCCGTATCATCCGAGTCCAGATGGAGTTGGGGGAAGATGGCAGTGTCTATAAGAGCATTTTG GTGACAAGCCAGGACAAGGCTCCAAGTGTCATCAGTCGTGTCCTTAAGAAAAACAATCGTGACTCTGCAGTGGCTTCAGAGTATGAGCTGGTACAGCTGCTACCAGGGGAGCGAG AGCTGACTATCCCAGCCTCGGCTAATGTATTCTACGCCATGGATGGAGCTTCACACGATTTCCTCCTGCGGCAGCGGCGAAGGTCCTCTACTGCTACACCTGGCGTCACCAGTGGCCCGTCTGCCTCAGGAACTCCTCCgagtgagggaggagggggctcCTTTCCCAGGATCAAGGCCACAGGGAGGAAGATTGCACGGGCACTGTTCTGA
- the RGL2 gene encoding ral guanine nucleotide dissociation stimulator-like 2 isoform X16, translating into MPPPRSSRRLRAGTLEALVRHLLDTRTSGTDVSFMSAFLATHRAFTSTPALLGLMADRLEALESHPTDELERTTEVAISVLSTWLASHPEDFGSEAKGQLDRLESFLLQTGYAAGKGVGGGSADLIRNLRSRVDPQAPDLPKPLALPGDPPADPTDVLVFLADHLAEQLTLLDAELFLNLIPSQCLGGLWGHRDRPGHSHLCPSVRATVTQFNKVAGAVVSSVLGATSTGEGPGEVTIRPLRPPQRARLLEKWIRVAEECRLLRNFSSVYAVVSALQSSPIHRLRAAWGEATRDSLRVFSSLCQIFSEEDNYSQSRELLVQEVKLQSPLEPHSKKAPRSGSRGGGVVPYLGTFLKDLVMLDAASKDELENGYINFDKRRKEFAVLSELRRLQNECRGYNLQPDHDIQRWLQGLRPLTEAQSHRVSCEVEPPGSSDPPAPRVLRPTLVISQWTEVLGSVGVPTPLVSCDRPSTGGDEAPTTPAPLLTRLAQSHVVCS; encoded by the exons ATGCCTCCCCCACGTTCCTCCCGACGGCTCCGAGCTGGCACTCTGGAGGCCCTGGTCAGACACCTACTGGATACCCGGACATCAGGGACTGATGTGAGCTTCATGTCAGCCTTCCTGGCTACCCACCGGGCCTTCACCTCCACGCCTGCCTTGCTAGGGCTTATGGCTGACAG GCTGGAAGCCCTTGAATCTCATCCTACCGACGAACTAGAGAGGACAACAGA GGTAGCCATCTCTGTACTGTCAACCTGGCTGGCCTCTCACCCTGAGGATTTTGGCTCTGAGGCCAAGGGTCAGCTTGACCGGCTTGAGAGCTTCTTACTTCAGACAGGGTATGCAGCAGGGAAGGGTGTTGGGGGGGGCAGCGCTGACCTCATCCGCAATCTCCGGTCCCGGGTGGACCCCCAGGCCCCCGACCTTCCTAAGCCCCTGGCCCTCCCCGGCGATCCCCCTGCTGACCCCACGGATGTCCTGGTGTTCCTCGCTGACCACTTGGCCGAACAGCTGACCCTGCTAGATGCG GAACTTTTTCTCAATTTGATCCCCTCTCAGTGCCTGGGAGGCCTGTGGGGTCACAGAGACCGGCCAGGACATTCTCACCTCTGCCCATCTGTCCGAGCTACTGTCACACAGTTTAACAAGGTGGCAGGGGCAGTGGTTAGTTCTGTCCTGGGGGCTACTTCCACTGGAGAGGGACCTGGGGAGGTGACCATACGGCCACTCCGTCCCCCACAGAGGGCCCGGCTCCTGGAGAAGTGGATCCGCGTGGCAGAG GAGTGCCGGCTGCTCCGAAACTTCTCTTCAGTTTATGCCGTGGTGTCAGCCCTGCAGTCCAGCCCCATCCACAGGCTTCGGGCAGCCTGGGGGGAAGCAACCAg ggACAGCCTCAGAGTCTTTTCCAGCCTCTGCCAGATTTTCTCCGAGGAGGATAATTATTCCCAGAGTCGGGAGCTGCTCGTGCAG gaggTGAAGCTGCAGTCTCCTCTGGAGCCACACTCCAAGAAGGCCCCGAGGTCTGGCTCCCGGGGTGGG GGTGTGGTCCCATACCTTGGCACCTTCCTGAAGGACCTTGTGATGCTGGATGCAGCCTCCAAGGATGAGTTGGAG AATGGATACATCAATTTTGACAAGCGGAGGAAG GAGTTTGCAGTCCTTTCTGAGTTGCGACGGCTCCAGAATGAATGTCGTGGCTATAACCTCCAACCTGACCATGATATCCAGAGGTGGCTACAGGGGCTCCGGCCACTGACAGAGGCTCAGAG CCATCGTGTATCCTGTGAGGTGGAGCCACCTGGTTCCAGTGACCCTCCTGCCCCACGGGTGCTTCGGCCAACATTGGTCATCTCGCAGTGGACAGA GGTTTTGGGCTCTGTTGGGGTCCCTACCCCGCTTGTGTCCTGTGACCGGCCCAGTACTGGGGGAGATGAGGCGCCTACAACTCCTGCTCCTCTGCTGACTCGGCTGGCCCAG TCCCATGTTGTTTGTTCCTAG